One window from the genome of Acuticoccus sp. I52.16.1 encodes:
- a CDS encoding urease accessory protein UreF, with product MSDAGTTLRLLQVADSLFPSGAFAFSGGLETLAEDGLVRGADALGAVLAHQILPRWAGIDRHFLAAAQAAADDLDTLTALDADCEAHVTVAEAGEASRRTGAALLLTHTRIATPGAEAYRARVASGAPGHAAVVQGFVAARFGLPRAEAEAGSLYGAVQSSLSAAVRLGIVGALGAQRLLAELRPAMAAALRAPPPPLPAALTPFADIALARHAATPGRLFAS from the coding sequence GTGAGCGACGCGGGCACGACGCTGCGCCTGTTGCAGGTCGCCGACAGCCTCTTTCCATCCGGCGCCTTCGCCTTCTCGGGCGGGCTCGAGACGCTCGCCGAGGACGGCCTGGTGCGCGGCGCGGACGCCCTCGGCGCGGTCCTCGCCCACCAGATCCTGCCCCGCTGGGCCGGCATCGACCGCCACTTCCTCGCCGCGGCCCAAGCCGCGGCCGATGACCTCGACACGCTGACCGCCCTCGACGCCGATTGCGAGGCACATGTCACGGTCGCCGAGGCGGGCGAGGCGTCGCGTCGCACGGGCGCGGCGCTGCTCTTGACCCACACCCGCATCGCCACGCCCGGCGCCGAGGCGTACCGCGCACGCGTCGCCTCCGGCGCGCCGGGGCATGCCGCCGTGGTGCAGGGTTTCGTCGCCGCCCGCTTCGGCCTGCCGCGCGCCGAGGCCGAAGCCGGTAGCCTCTACGGCGCGGTGCAATCCTCGCTGAGCGCGGCGGTCCGCCTCGGCATCGTCGGCGCGCTGGGAGCGCAGCGGCTCCTCGCGGAGCTGCGCCCCGCCATGGCCGCCGCGCTCCGGGCGCCGCCACCGCCGCTGCCCGCCGCCCTCACCCCCTTTGCCGACATCGCCCTGGCGCGCCATGCCGCGACGCCCGGCCGACTGTTCGCCTCCTGA
- a CDS encoding urease accessory protein UreE, with product MSAAPMHPSDAPLTAILGSARDEPLHSRLHALGERVETVELARSDLARRRLRVTTDRGRSVAIALARSERLFDGAVLYLGGTAAIVVRVAAERWLRLAPATAADALALGYHAGNLHWRVAFEGEHLLVAVEGEDEGAEGRYLARLADFLQSGRAVLLAAAKPRPSTTATNGHHHPLGGGHP from the coding sequence ATGAGCGCCGCACCGATGCACCCGTCCGACGCCCCCCTCACCGCCATCCTCGGCAGCGCCCGCGACGAGCCGCTGCATTCGCGCCTGCACGCCCTCGGCGAGCGGGTCGAAACGGTGGAACTTGCCCGGAGCGACCTCGCCCGCCGCCGCCTGCGCGTCACCACCGACCGCGGCCGCAGCGTCGCCATCGCCCTCGCCCGCTCCGAACGGCTTTTCGACGGCGCCGTCCTCTACCTCGGCGGGACGGCGGCGATCGTCGTGCGCGTCGCGGCCGAGCGGTGGCTGCGCCTGGCACCGGCGACGGCGGCCGACGCACTGGCGCTCGGCTATCACGCCGGCAACCTGCATTGGCGGGTCGCGTTCGAGGGCGAGCACCTCCTCGTCGCCGTCGAAGGCGAGGACGAGGGGGCCGAGGGGCGCTACCTCGCCCGCCTCGCCGACTTCCTCCAGAGCGGGCGGGCCGTGCTCCTCGCCGCCGCCAAGCCGCGGCCGAGCACGACCGCGACCAACGGCCACCACCACCCGCTGGGCGGAGGCCACCCGTGA
- the urtE gene encoding urea ABC transporter ATP-binding subunit UrtE — MLTLASVDSFYGRSHILHGLSLVAEAGKVLAVLGRNGVGKTTLLKTILGLTDKLAGTIRLGDTDLSRAPTHERARAGIAYVPQGRQIIPDFTIRDNILMGGFAAASGSAGIPEIVRELFPYLIENLDRPGGVLSGGQQQQLAIARALAAEPSVLLMDEPTEGIQPNIVAQIEEAIVRLNKELGLTVVLVEQNVRFAREGADAFVMMENGRNVAAGPIAELTDEIVGRHMTI, encoded by the coding sequence ATGCTCACCCTCGCCTCGGTCGATTCGTTCTACGGCCGCAGCCACATCCTGCACGGCCTCTCGCTGGTGGCGGAGGCGGGCAAGGTGCTCGCGGTGCTCGGCCGCAACGGCGTCGGCAAGACGACGCTGCTCAAAACCATCCTCGGCCTGACCGACAAGCTCGCCGGCACCATCCGCCTCGGCGACACCGACCTCTCCCGGGCGCCGACCCACGAGCGCGCCCGCGCCGGGATCGCCTACGTGCCGCAGGGCCGGCAGATCATCCCGGACTTCACCATCCGCGACAACATCCTGATGGGCGGCTTCGCGGCGGCCTCCGGGAGCGCCGGGATTCCCGAGATCGTGCGCGAGCTGTTCCCCTACCTGATCGAGAATCTCGACCGGCCCGGCGGCGTCCTCTCCGGCGGCCAGCAGCAGCAGCTCGCCATCGCCCGTGCCCTCGCCGCCGAGCCGTCGGTGCTCCTGATGGACGAGCCCACCGAGGGGATCCAGCCCAACATCGTCGCCCAGATCGAGGAGGCCATCGTGCGGCTCAACAAGGAGCTGGGGCTCACCGTCGTCCTGGTGGAACAGAACGTGCGCTTCGCCCGCGAAGGGGCCGACGCCTTCGTCATGATGGAGAACGGGCGCAACGTCGCCGCCGGTCCCATCGCCGAGCTGACGGACGAGATCGTCGGCCGCCACATGACGATCTGA
- the urtD gene encoding urea ABC transporter ATP-binding protein UrtD yields the protein MAEAALTIDGLGVTFGAFRVIDNFSMIVEDGELRTLLGANGAGKTTLMDLISGRTRSTEGRVFLFDKEITNRQEHEIARAGVGRKFQIPSIFRDLTVRQNMEVAATPEPAVLKNLAFGLPRTARVRVEEVIELTGLEDVLAKRAGDLSHGQMQWLELGMLIIQDARVILLDEPTAGMTSGETYKTSQIINRLKGRHTLLVVEHDMAFVREIASKITVLHHGQLLAEGSIRDIETNPKVAEAYLGSGGIH from the coding sequence ATGGCCGAGGCAGCCCTCACCATCGACGGTCTCGGCGTCACCTTCGGCGCCTTCCGGGTGATCGACAACTTTTCCATGATCGTCGAGGACGGCGAACTACGCACCCTGCTGGGTGCCAACGGCGCCGGCAAGACGACGCTGATGGACCTCATCTCCGGCCGCACCCGCTCCACCGAGGGCCGCGTCTTCCTTTTCGACAAGGAGATCACCAACCGCCAGGAGCACGAGATCGCGCGCGCCGGGGTCGGTCGCAAATTCCAGATCCCGTCGATCTTCCGCGACCTCACCGTGCGGCAGAACATGGAGGTCGCCGCCACGCCCGAGCCCGCGGTCCTCAAGAACCTCGCCTTCGGGCTGCCGCGGACGGCCCGCGTCCGGGTCGAGGAGGTGATCGAACTGACCGGGCTCGAGGACGTCCTCGCCAAGCGCGCCGGCGACCTCAGCCACGGGCAGATGCAGTGGCTGGAACTCGGCATGCTCATCATCCAGGACGCCCGCGTGATCCTGCTCGACGAGCCGACCGCCGGCATGACCTCCGGCGAGACCTACAAGACGAGCCAGATCATCAATCGCCTGAAGGGCCGCCACACGCTGCTGGTGGTCGAGCACGACATGGCCTTCGTTCGCGAGATCGCCAGCAAGATCACCGTGCTGCACCACGGCCAGCTGCTCGCCGAAGGCTCCATCCGCGACATCGAGACCAACCCGAAGGTGGCCGAAGCCTACCTCGGGTCCGGAGGGATCCACTGA
- the urtC gene encoding urea ABC transporter permease subunit UrtC, with amino-acid sequence MRLFSDRHHVAELLAYLAFIAVVLAMPAMMDVFWLNRFAKYLVYGMLGIAIALSWGYAGVLNLGQGLFFGLGAYMVAMSLKLQSYTSLQQGSDRPVPDFMLWNAEPGAPTELCCITPGSWLWLPFQTTWFGIVMAIVVPTVIAYAIGSAIFRLRVSGVYVAIITLALVLLVRLLIIDFQPITNGFNGLTDLGWLTVGGFEFDPYMVETYYLIAVPTIVVLLLARALVATRAGLILQSTRDDANRARYLGFDVAGYQVFFFAVSAAIAGLAGMLYVVAAEFASPTFMDLTFSISMVVWAAVGGRSSLLGAAIGAVLINTIEATASETEMLQESWRAIIGLVFVLVVLFLPRGLAGLSHDIVARLPFGKRRRETAAGAVANPAE; translated from the coding sequence ATGCGCCTTTTCTCCGACCGCCACCACGTCGCCGAGCTTCTGGCCTACCTCGCCTTCATCGCCGTCGTCCTGGCGATGCCGGCGATGATGGACGTCTTCTGGCTGAACCGGTTCGCCAAGTATCTCGTCTACGGCATGCTGGGCATCGCCATCGCCCTCTCCTGGGGCTACGCGGGCGTACTCAATCTGGGCCAGGGGCTGTTCTTCGGCCTCGGCGCCTACATGGTCGCCATGAGCCTGAAGCTGCAGTCCTACACCTCGCTACAGCAGGGGTCGGACAGGCCGGTGCCGGACTTCATGCTCTGGAACGCCGAGCCGGGCGCGCCGACGGAGCTGTGCTGCATCACCCCCGGCTCCTGGCTCTGGCTCCCCTTCCAGACGACGTGGTTCGGCATCGTCATGGCGATCGTGGTTCCGACCGTCATCGCCTACGCCATCGGCTCGGCGATCTTCCGGCTGCGCGTCTCGGGCGTCTACGTGGCGATCATCACCCTGGCGCTCGTCCTCCTGGTGCGGCTCCTCATCATCGACTTCCAGCCCATCACCAACGGGTTCAACGGGCTGACGGATCTCGGCTGGCTCACCGTCGGCGGGTTCGAGTTCGACCCCTACATGGTCGAGACCTACTACCTCATCGCGGTGCCGACGATCGTCGTCCTCCTGCTGGCGCGCGCGCTCGTCGCCACCCGCGCCGGCCTCATCCTCCAGTCGACCCGCGACGACGCCAACCGCGCCCGCTATCTCGGCTTCGACGTCGCCGGCTACCAGGTGTTCTTCTTCGCCGTCTCGGCCGCCATCGCCGGCCTGGCGGGGATGCTCTACGTCGTCGCCGCCGAGTTCGCCTCACCCACCTTCATGGACCTCACCTTCTCGATCTCGATGGTGGTGTGGGCCGCGGTCGGCGGGCGCAGCTCGCTGCTGGGCGCGGCGATCGGCGCCGTCCTCATCAACACGATCGAGGCGACGGCGTCCGAGACGGAAATGCTGCAGGAGAGCTGGCGCGCCATCATCGGCCTCGTCTTCGTTCTCGTCGTCCTCTTCCTGCCGCGGGGCCTCGCCGGCCTCTCCCACGACATCGTCGCCCGGCTGCCGTTCGGCAAGCGGCGGCGCGAGACGGCCGCCGGCGCCGTCGCCAACCCTGCGGAGTAG
- the urtB gene encoding urea ABC transporter permease subunit UrtB: MADILFIGLSLGSILLLIALGLMITYGAMGVINMAHGELVMIGAYTAVWCGLLFDMNMLIAIPVAFVVAGALGLLIERLVIRHLYGRILDTLLATWGIAILIQQAIRLQFGLTFFDVNVPGLGPGLQNLSVPHWLNRPFDVGGFTVQPYRSFIIALTLVLVAVTWWLMYRTRFGIQVRAIMRNPQMAAACGINVKRISALTFAYGSGLAGVAGVMMGGFKTVSPEMGQALVVDGFLVVVVGGVGSLLGTVVAAGGLGEINGVVASITNDILARAVMYGLVIALIMWRPAGLFSFKQR; this comes from the coding sequence ATGGCCGACATCCTCTTCATCGGATTGTCTCTGGGCTCGATCCTGCTCCTGATCGCGCTGGGGCTGATGATCACCTACGGCGCCATGGGCGTCATCAACATGGCCCACGGCGAACTCGTCATGATCGGCGCCTACACCGCCGTGTGGTGCGGGCTCCTGTTCGACATGAACATGCTCATCGCGATCCCCGTCGCCTTCGTCGTCGCCGGCGCGCTGGGGCTCCTCATCGAGCGGCTCGTGATCCGCCACCTCTACGGGCGCATCCTCGACACGCTGCTCGCCACCTGGGGTATCGCGATCCTGATCCAGCAGGCCATCCGCCTGCAGTTCGGCCTCACCTTCTTCGACGTCAACGTCCCCGGCCTCGGCCCCGGCCTGCAGAACCTCTCGGTGCCGCACTGGCTGAACCGCCCGTTCGATGTCGGCGGCTTCACCGTGCAGCCCTACCGCAGCTTCATCATCGCCCTCACCCTGGTGCTCGTCGCGGTGACGTGGTGGCTGATGTACCGCACGCGCTTCGGCATCCAGGTGCGCGCGATCATGCGCAACCCGCAGATGGCGGCGGCCTGCGGCATCAACGTCAAGCGCATCTCCGCCCTCACCTTCGCCTACGGCTCGGGCCTGGCGGGGGTCGCCGGCGTCATGATGGGCGGGTTCAAGACCGTGTCGCCGGAAATGGGTCAGGCGCTGGTGGTCGACGGCTTCCTGGTGGTGGTCGTCGGCGGGGTGGGAAGCCTCCTCGGCACCGTCGTCGCCGCCGGGGGGCTGGGCGAAATCAACGGCGTCGTCGCCTCCATCACCAACGACATCCTCGCCCGCGCGGTGATGTACGGCCTCGTGATCGCGCTGATCATGTGGCGCCCGGCCGGCCTCTTCTCCTTCAAGCAGCGGTAG
- a CDS encoding transporter substrate-binding domain-containing protein, with protein MSITRRNLIKTSAIVGAGALAAPYHFIRPAAANGTVDVGVLFSLTGGLSIIEKSLSDVTRMAIEEINAEGGVNGMMINPIVEDGASDPKTYNEKASKLVIRDRVPTVFGSYTSASRKAVLPVFEKRRNLYFYPTYYEGFECSKNVVYTGAVPNQQLSNFIPWIIENLGKKKFFIVGSNYIYPREMAKVCKILIEQNGAEWVADEYLELGHSEWGAMVQKIKDSGCDVVLSNVVGDSVVAFYREFINQGLDHDTLPICATVTSEIEIQAMGPEFAAGSFTSFPYFQAIDRPENHAFIERYRKFVNDPKAVTHHALESSYFQVYLWKQALEKAGEATPEAIREGVKGQEFDAPGGHVKVDGENLHTYLTPRIAQWGADGQGTIVDAYPEPVMPLPYVAYGETPDNLYCTAKGLDTSKL; from the coding sequence ATGTCGATCACTCGGCGCAATCTCATCAAGACCTCCGCCATCGTCGGCGCCGGTGCGCTGGCCGCGCCGTACCACTTCATCCGGCCGGCCGCCGCCAACGGCACCGTGGACGTGGGCGTGCTCTTCTCGCTCACCGGCGGTCTCTCGATCATCGAGAAGTCGCTCTCCGACGTGACGCGCATGGCGATCGAGGAGATCAACGCCGAGGGCGGCGTGAACGGCATGATGATCAATCCGATCGTCGAGGACGGCGCCTCCGACCCGAAGACCTACAACGAGAAGGCCTCCAAGCTCGTCATCCGCGACCGCGTGCCGACCGTCTTCGGCTCCTACACCTCCGCCTCGCGCAAGGCGGTGCTGCCGGTCTTCGAAAAGCGCCGCAACCTCTACTTCTATCCGACGTATTACGAGGGCTTCGAGTGCTCCAAGAACGTCGTCTACACCGGCGCGGTGCCGAATCAGCAGCTCTCGAACTTCATTCCGTGGATCATCGAGAACCTCGGCAAGAAGAAGTTCTTCATCGTCGGCTCGAACTACATCTACCCGCGGGAGATGGCCAAGGTCTGCAAGATCCTGATCGAGCAGAACGGCGCCGAGTGGGTCGCCGACGAGTACCTGGAGCTGGGCCACTCCGAGTGGGGCGCCATGGTGCAGAAGATCAAGGACTCGGGCTGCGACGTGGTCCTCTCCAACGTCGTCGGCGACTCGGTCGTCGCCTTCTATCGCGAGTTCATCAACCAGGGCCTCGACCACGACACCCTGCCGATCTGCGCCACGGTGACGTCCGAGATCGAGATCCAGGCGATGGGTCCCGAATTCGCCGCCGGCTCGTTCACCTCCTTCCCCTACTTCCAGGCGATCGACCGGCCGGAGAACCACGCCTTCATCGAGCGCTACCGCAAGTTCGTGAACGACCCGAAGGCGGTGACGCACCACGCGCTCGAGTCGTCCTACTTCCAGGTCTACCTGTGGAAGCAGGCGCTGGAGAAGGCCGGCGAGGCCACCCCCGAGGCGATCCGCGAGGGCGTGAAGGGTCAGGAGTTCGACGCCCCCGGCGGCCACGTGAAGGTCGACGGCGAGAACCTCCACACCTACCTCACGCCGCGCATCGCGCAATGGGGCGCGGACGGCCAGGGCACCATCGTCGACGCTTACCCCGAGCCGGTGATGCCGCTTCCCTACGTCGCCTACGGCGAGACCCCGGACAATCTCTACTGCACCGCCAAGGGTCTCGACACCTCCAAGCTCTGA
- a CDS encoding ANTAR domain-containing response regulator, whose protein sequence is MKRDKAHAFALKDLRELSVHVVHAPDEDGLALLDHLRRIGCKAEAHWPPPERLPGHADLLFVAIDREIHAQVTKLLRRAETAPAVVAVVDYENPATLQLVLETRSFAVIGKPIRPFGLLANLVVARNTFLELEKLQGRLSTLEAKLASERNIAKAKSILMEFQGLSEAEAYRSLRAQAMAKRTTIEEIALAIVHANDLLNFRPDRA, encoded by the coding sequence ATGAAGCGGGACAAGGCCCACGCCTTCGCACTGAAGGACCTGCGCGAACTGTCGGTGCATGTCGTCCACGCACCGGACGAGGACGGGCTGGCGTTGCTCGACCACCTGCGCCGCATCGGCTGCAAGGCGGAGGCGCACTGGCCGCCGCCCGAGCGGCTGCCGGGCCACGCCGACCTCCTGTTCGTCGCCATCGACCGCGAGATCCACGCCCAGGTCACCAAGCTCCTGCGCCGGGCGGAGACCGCGCCCGCGGTGGTCGCCGTGGTCGACTACGAGAACCCGGCCACCTTGCAGCTCGTCCTCGAAACGCGCTCGTTCGCGGTGATCGGCAAGCCGATTCGCCCGTTCGGGCTGCTCGCCAACCTCGTCGTCGCGCGCAACACCTTCCTGGAACTCGAGAAATTGCAGGGACGCCTCAGCACCTTGGAGGCCAAGCTCGCCAGCGAGCGCAACATCGCCAAGGCCAAGTCGATCTTGATGGAATTCCAGGGCCTTAGCGAAGCCGAAGCGTACCGATCGCTGCGCGCCCAGGCGATGGCCAAGCGCACCACGATCGAAGAGATCGCGCTGGCGATCGTCCACGCAAATGACCTCTTGAACTTCCGTCCGGACCGTGCTTAA
- a CDS encoding transporter substrate-binding domain-containing protein: MPVQQAETPIRVGVLFSQSGVTAVVEQTQRNAVAMAIDEVNADGGIDGRLIVADYADPRSDPKKYREAAQAMVDAGIRILFGCYMSSTRKAVLPVVEQAGALLFYPTLYEGFEFSPNCFYGGASPNQNSIGLARYLMRTYGPDFYLIGSNYVFPYESNRIMRDFIETEGGRVHQERYVPLASSDEDFARAIAEISSQPRMTVLSTVVGDGTARLYRAYREAGLDPDVTPIGSLTTGEPEVALMGGALAEGHYTAAPYFETVKTEANRAFLRRYRSRFGAHAPVSACTEAAYVQVHMMAIAARDASDNVDDLRTALGVAEFDAPQGRVRIDGDNHHTWLWPRIARADASGTFRIVSESRTALKPDPYLITPPSADWAPSATVA, encoded by the coding sequence GTGCCCGTCCAACAAGCCGAGACTCCCATCCGCGTCGGCGTCCTGTTTTCGCAGAGCGGCGTGACCGCCGTCGTCGAGCAGACCCAGCGCAACGCCGTCGCCATGGCGATCGACGAGGTGAACGCGGACGGCGGCATCGACGGCCGCCTTATCGTCGCCGACTATGCCGACCCGCGCTCCGACCCCAAGAAGTACCGCGAGGCGGCGCAGGCGATGGTGGACGCCGGCATCCGCATCCTCTTCGGCTGCTACATGTCGTCGACGCGCAAGGCGGTGCTGCCGGTGGTCGAGCAGGCCGGCGCCCTCCTTTTCTACCCCACGCTCTACGAGGGGTTCGAGTTCTCGCCCAACTGCTTCTACGGCGGCGCCAGTCCCAACCAGAACTCGATCGGCCTGGCGCGCTATCTGATGCGGACCTACGGGCCGGACTTCTACCTCATCGGCTCGAACTACGTGTTTCCGTACGAATCGAACCGCATCATGCGCGACTTCATCGAGACCGAGGGCGGGCGCGTCCACCAGGAGCGCTACGTACCGCTCGCCTCGAGCGACGAGGATTTCGCCCGCGCCATCGCCGAGATCTCCAGCCAGCCGCGTATGACGGTCCTCTCCACCGTCGTCGGCGACGGCACCGCGCGGCTCTACCGCGCCTACCGCGAGGCGGGACTCGACCCGGACGTCACCCCCATCGGCAGCCTGACGACGGGGGAGCCGGAGGTGGCGCTGATGGGCGGTGCCCTCGCCGAGGGGCACTACACCGCCGCCCCCTACTTCGAGACGGTGAAGACCGAGGCCAACCGCGCCTTTCTGCGCCGTTACCGCAGCCGCTTCGGCGCCCACGCGCCGGTCTCGGCCTGCACCGAGGCCGCCTATGTCCAGGTGCACATGATGGCGATCGCGGCCCGCGACGCATCCGACAACGTCGACGATCTGCGCACCGCGCTGGGCGTGGCCGAGTTCGACGCGCCGCAGGGCCGCGTGCGCATCGACGGCGATAACCATCACACCTGGCTGTGGCCGCGCATCGCCCGCGCCGACGCCAGCGGCACCTTCCGCATCGTGTCCGAAAGCCGCACGGCACTGAAGCCGGACCCCTACCTGATCACGCCCCCGTCGGCCGACTGGGCACCGTCCGCGACGGTGGCCTGA
- a CDS encoding tripartite tricarboxylate transporter substrate binding protein, with protein MMLAGATASAPAFADYPDRPIQLVVPWGAGGGTDAVGRIFATLLEKELGQPVNVVNRTGGSGVVGHTAISSARPDGYTLGVMTVEITMMHHQGLTPLTYEDYDVLALVNADPGGVMVSADSGYESLEDLLTAIKNEPAGTFKASGTGQGGIWHVGLAGWLMSEGVDPNKVTWVPSQGAAPGLTDMVAGGVDIVTSSLPEGRALIEAGKVTPLATMGTERSAIFPDTPTLSEATSSDWTVAAWRALVAPKGLPDDVKTKLEGAVEAAYNSDEFQSFMKDRGFGLMWQPSSDAATFMGQSDEDFGKVMKEAGLVQ; from the coding sequence ATGATGCTTGCCGGTGCGACCGCCAGCGCCCCCGCCTTTGCCGACTATCCCGATCGTCCGATCCAGCTCGTCGTGCCGTGGGGCGCGGGTGGTGGCACCGACGCCGTGGGCCGCATTTTCGCGACGCTGCTGGAGAAGGAACTCGGCCAGCCCGTCAACGTAGTGAACCGCACCGGCGGCTCGGGCGTCGTCGGTCATACGGCCATCTCCTCGGCGCGGCCGGACGGCTACACCCTCGGCGTCATGACCGTCGAGATCACCATGATGCACCATCAGGGCCTCACCCCGCTCACCTACGAGGACTATGACGTCCTGGCGCTGGTGAACGCGGATCCGGGCGGCGTGATGGTCTCGGCCGACTCCGGCTACGAGTCGCTCGAGGACCTGCTGACGGCGATCAAGAACGAGCCCGCCGGCACCTTCAAGGCCTCCGGCACCGGGCAGGGCGGCATCTGGCACGTCGGCCTTGCCGGCTGGCTGATGTCCGAAGGCGTCGACCCCAACAAGGTGACGTGGGTGCCGAGCCAGGGCGCCGCGCCGGGCCTGACCGACATGGTCGCCGGCGGTGTCGACATCGTGACCTCCTCGCTGCCCGAAGGCCGGGCGCTGATCGAGGCCGGCAAGGTGACCCCGCTCGCCACCATGGGGACCGAGCGCAGCGCGATCTTCCCCGACACGCCGACGCTCTCCGAGGCGACCTCGTCCGACTGGACGGTCGCCGCGTGGCGCGCGCTGGTGGCGCCGAAGGGGCTGCCGGACGACGTGAAGACCAAGCTCGAGGGCGCGGTCGAGGCGGCCTACAACTCCGACGAGTTCCAGAGCTTCATGAAGGACCGCGGCTTCGGTCTGATGTGGCAGCCCTCCAGCGACGCGGCCACGTTCATGGGCCAGTCCGACGAGGACTTCGGCAAGGTCATGAAAGAGGCCGGGCTCGTCCAGTAA
- a CDS encoding tripartite tricarboxylate transporter TctB family protein — protein MRVGDAAIGALVALLGLVVAWSAWSLPNLPNQAYGAATFPVTIGVCLIGLGAVMTITGITRGDGFSVAVEGWGRQLSSWLRLLAIVVLVTAFVMLADKLGFLIAGSALMFGLLLTFRANVLVAVVVSPIATYVVAWAFGNLLRVPLPRGILSGWW, from the coding sequence ATGCGCGTCGGTGACGCTGCGATCGGCGCGCTGGTCGCGCTCCTCGGCCTGGTGGTCGCCTGGAGTGCGTGGTCGCTGCCCAATCTGCCGAACCAGGCCTATGGGGCGGCGACCTTTCCGGTGACCATCGGCGTCTGCCTCATCGGGCTGGGCGCGGTGATGACCATCACCGGGATCACCCGCGGCGACGGGTTCTCCGTCGCCGTCGAGGGATGGGGGCGCCAGCTCTCGTCCTGGCTGCGGCTGCTGGCGATCGTCGTCCTGGTGACGGCGTTCGTCATGCTGGCGGACAAGCTGGGCTTCCTCATCGCGGGGTCGGCCCTGATGTTCGGCCTGCTCCTCACCTTCCGCGCGAACGTCCTCGTCGCCGTCGTGGTGTCGCCGATCGCGACCTACGTGGTCGCCTGGGCGTTCGGCAACCT